In the Engystomops pustulosus chromosome 2, aEngPut4.maternal, whole genome shotgun sequence genome, one interval contains:
- the LOC140117103 gene encoding uncharacterized protein, giving the protein MATIYKRQSKEALIHLCEQRGIDPADKSKELLVCALMEQDAEQGSGTAQGSQDMDINPGRVSPEATHSRSPQEGMDVSLQMALQQLGECDPSLRLQLILQFNQAAAAREERAAREKERVAAEREKERAAERAAAERERQADREFRLEMARIERGINSVQPQSQDVDPKRPRQERFPVLDKDGDLDIFLRSFEKTCRQYHLPREQWAQYLSPGLRGKALEVFADLPLELDEDYDAIKAALIKKYNLTPEVYRKKFRSVKREPTESYADTVGNLRTTFLQWTRGLSVNSREDLEDLMIKDQFLHICPVDVRQFVCDREPKTADEAAQIADSYTANRMPEAKRETSPQRSTSWKEKQARTTSQPSVSKVGENLTLRESINQGDMRKCFICNKVGHLRSACPERGATVYSTVPVVMLLSGDMDKLQHHMQTVIVGDRVTQGLRDSGASYSLVRPEVINPKDIIPEKTLPVKGITGCHPGVPVAKVFMDWGSGRGIRQVGVSQELPVDVLLGNDLGKMTTVYVPDVQQSYEKMGRSPRGLVWEGGQDSKSKAMPAPEPEVSQYEEAKREGVVNGPPEITLQSADMVKGVRGCQDGVSEFAPQSSKIMSVDLHP; this is encoded by the exons atggcaaccatctacaagagacagagcaaggaggctctaattcacctctgtgagcagagaggcatcgacccggctgacaagtccaaagagctgctggtttgtgctttgatggagcaagatgcagagcaaggatctggcacggctcaagggagccaagatatggacattaatcctggaagagtttcccctgaggctacccacagcaggagccctcaggaaggcatggatgtgtctctacaaatggccctacagcagctaggtgaatgtgatcctagcctgcgcctgcagcttatccttcaatttaatcaggcggccgcagcgcgagaggagagagcagcgcgagagaaggagagagtggccgcagagcgagagaaggagagagcggcc gagagagcggccgcagagcgagagcgccaggctgatagagaattcaggctggaaatggcgcggattgaaaggggtatcaattctgtgcaaccccaatcccaagatgtagaccccaagagacctcgtcaagaacgttttccagtattggacaaggatggggacttggacatttttctgcggtcttttgagaagacctgcagacaataccatctgccccgtgagcagtgggcacagtatttaagcccagggttaagaggcaaagccctggaagtatttgctgaccttcctcttgagcttgatgaggactatgatgctataaaagctgctttgattaaaaagtacaacttaactcCAGAGGTTTACCGCAAGAAATTCCGGAGCGTAAAGCGAGAACCAACTGAgagctacgctgatacagtaggcaacttacggactacctttctacagtggacccgaggactttctgtcaacagccgtgaggacctggaggatctcatgataaaagatcagtttctgcacatttgtcctgtggatgtacgacagtttgtttgtgacagggagcctaaaactgcggatgaagctgcgcagattgcagactcctacaccgccaaccggatgcctgaagcaaagagggaaacatccccccaaaggtccaccagctggaaggagaaacaagccaggacaacatcacagccttctgtctccaaagtgggtgagaaccttacactgagggagtctataaatcagggggatatgcgcaaatgttttatttgtaacaaagtgggtcatctgaggtctgcgtgcccagagagaggggcaactgtctactctacagtaccagtagtcatgctgctttctggtgatatggacaagttacagcaccatatgcagactgtgatagtgggtgatagagtcacacagggattaagagactcaggggcaagttattcattggttcgccctgaggttataaaccctaaggacatcattccagaaaagactttgcctgtgaaggggataaccggatgccatccaggagtgcccgttgccaaggtttttatggactggggttctggtagaggtatcagacaagtgggagtgtcacaagaattgcctgtggatgtattgttgggaaatgatttgggaaaaatgacaactgtgtatgtgcctgatgtacaacaatcctatgagaaaatgggcagaagcccaaggggactggtctgggagggaggacaggatagcaagagcaaggctatgcctgctccagaaccagaggtgtcccagtatgaggaagctaagagggagggggtggtaaatgggcccccagagataaccctgcagtcagcagatatggtgaagggtgtgagaggctgccaagatggagtctctgaatttgcacctcaaagctctaagatcatgagtgtggatctg
- the LOC140119562 gene encoding carbonyl reductase [NADPH] 1-like, with amino-acid sequence MAGVRVAVVTGGNKGVGLAVVRALCKQFQGDVYLTARNPKLGEEAVKTLNNEGLSPLFHQLDINDPASIRCLRDFLKEKYGGLDVLINNAGIAFKVSDTTPFGTQAEVTLKTNYFATRDVSNELLPLIKPNGRVVNVSSMISPSALARCSPELQEKFRSDTITEDELTKLMEKFVEDAKEGVHQERGWANTAYGVSKIGVTVMSRIQARQLKETRKGEGIILNACCPGYVRTDMTNPNAPKSPDEGAVTPVYLALLPVGVDSPYGELVSEKKVVPW; translated from the exons ATGGCCGGAGTGCGGGTGGCGGTGGTCACAGGGGGTAATAAGGGGGTGGGTCTGGCTGTGGTCCGGGCCCTGTGCAAGCAGTTCCAGGGGGACGTGTATCTGACAGCAAGGAACCCCAAACTGGGAGAAGAAGCTGTGAAGACCCTGAATAATGAGGGGTTGTCCCCGCTCTTCCATCAGCTGGACATCAATGATCCGGCCAGTATCCGGTGTCTTCGGGATTTCTTAAAGGAGAAGTACGGCGGACTGGATGTGCTCATCAATAATGCCGGGATTGCATTTAAAG TTTCTGACACCACACCATTTGGTACCCAGGCTGAGGTCACTCTGAAGACCAATTATTTTGCCACGCGAGATGTTTCCAATGAGCTTCTCCCACTCATCAAACCTAATG GAAGAGTGGTCAATGTCTCCAGCATGATCAGCCCCTCGGCTCTCGCCAGATGTAGCCCTGAACTTCAGGAAAAATTCCGTAGTGACACCATCACCGAGGACGAACTGACGAAACTGATGGAGAAGTTTGTGGAAGATGCTAAGGAAGGTGTCCATCAAGAAAGAGGATGGGCAAACACTGCTTATGGGGTGTCCAAAATTGGGGTTACTGTGATGTCCAGAATTCAAGCTCGTCAACTAAAGGAGACCAGGAAGGGAGAGGGCATTATTCTCAATGCCTGCTGCCCAGGGTATGTGAGGACTGACATGACAAATCCCAATGCCCCCAAGTCCCCAGATGAAGGTGCAGTGACCCCGGTATATTTGGCTCTTCTCCCAGTTGGAGTGGATTCACCCTACGGAGAGCTGGTCAGCGAGAAGAAAGTTGTCCCCTGGTAG